The genomic DNA AATGAAAGAAGTTAATAATATTTTAATAGTGGGGTTAGGTGGGCAAGGAGTACTTCTTGCATCAGATGTAATATCTATGGCAGCTTTTAAATCAGGATATGATATTAAAAAAAGCGAAGTTCATGGCATGTCCCAGAGAGGTGGTAGTGTGACAACTCATGTCAGATTTGGTTCAAAAATTTATTCTCCTTTAATCAAAAGGGGTAAGGCTGATTTTATTTTAACTTTAAAAAATAGTGAAATATATAGAGTAAAAGATTTTCTGTCTAAAGATGGAAAAATAATAAGTATACCAGAAGGACTTTTAGATAAATTAGAAAATAAAAAAACACTAAATATTGCCATGATTGGAATTTTATCTAAATATTTAAACATCTCTTCTAAAATATGGGAAAAGGTCATAAAGGAAACGGTACCTTCAAAATTTCAACAATTAAACCTTAAAGCATTTGAAATAGGAAGAGAAGCAAAATTTTAAAGAGAAGTTTATAATTAGACAAGAATAATTTTAGAAATAGAGTTTAATTTTTATGAAAAACAGAATTTTGATAAGTATGACAGAAAATGTTATATTGCAAGACCCGACCCCTATTTTAGAGAGATAAAGTTGTAAGGAGAATTTTTTATTGGATAAGTTAAGGATTTTTCAGAAAAAGTTTAATGAGATTTTATCTAAAGCCAATTCACAAGGTAGAACTAAATTATTGGAAAATGAAGCTTATGAGCTTTTGGATATTTGGGGAATAAAAACACCAAAATTTATAGTTATATCAAATCATATTGATTTAGAAAAAGATTTAGAAATATCTAAAGAGAATTTAGAAGTAGTTAAAAAAGCATTTGGTAAAAAATTGGTTTTAAAAATTCTATCTCCAGACATTGCTCATAAGACAGAAGTTGGTGGAATAAAAATAATTGATAATGATAGTTTTGAGATTAAAAAGAATTATAAGAATATGTTAGAAGAAGTCAGAAGCAAAGTACCAGATGTAAATATTTTTGGGGTTATGATATCTAATTTTATAAAACCAAAGTTTGAACTCATAGTAAGCATATTAAATGACCCACAATTTGGACCAGTATTTAGCGTGGGGTTAGGCGGGATATATACTGAGCTTTTTAAAGATATAGTAATGGGTGTTGCACCTGTCACCTTTGAAAAGTTAAAAAACTTAATTAAAAAATTAAAGTGTCATCCTATTTTATATGGTTACAGAGGTAGTAAGATAGTAAATGAGGAAAAATTATTATCTACACTAATGGCTATAAATCAATTATCAATTTTCTCTCTTGATTTTAATGGGAAGAGATCCAACGATAAAAAAGTTTCAGATAATAGTAATGAAAAAAATTTAATTTCTGATATTGAAAGATTTTCAGACAATACAAATTTTTCAGATTATATTATTGATGAGTTTGAAATGAATCCATTAGCTATTACTGAAAAAGGAGAGTTAGTTGCTATTGACTGTATATGTCGTTTTCATAAAAAAACTATTGATGATATAAAGCCATTTGAAAGCCCAAATTTAACTAACATTGAAAAATTCTTTAAGCCGGAAACAATCGCTGTAATAGGAGCATCGGAAATAGAGAATAGACCGGGCACAATTATCTATAAAAGTTTAAAAATAGCCAGTAATAGTTTAAAAGAATCAAGTTTTAAAAAAGTTTTTCCTGTTAATGTAAAAAGAGAATATATATTTAGTAATAAATGCTATAAATCTATTAAAGAGATTGAAGAACATATTGATTTAGCAATATTAGTTGTACCAGCAAAATATAGTTATGAAATAATTAAAGATGCAGTTAAATCAAATGTCTCAGCAATTATTATTATAAGTGGAGGATTTAGAGAATCTGGTAAGTTAGGAATCGAACTGGAAGATAAAATAAAATTGGAAATAAAGGATACTAAAACGAGAGTACTTGGCCCAAATTGCTTAGGTATTTATTTTGTCCCTAATAATTTATCATCATTTTTCCTGCCTTCTGAAAAAATGAACATTCCTAAAAGAGAGAAAAACGAACTTTCTATATTGAGTCAAAGTGGAGCAATAAGTGTGAACCTAATGCATCTTCTTCCAAATGTTGGTGTAAGATCCATTGTTTCCTTTGGAAATATGGCTGATGTAGATGTGACTGATTTAATCGCTTACTTTAATAAGGATAAGGGTACGAAAGTTATTGCTCTATATATTGAAGGATTTAAAAATGGAAGAAAATTTTATGAGGTTGCAAAAAATCTTAAAAAACCATTAATTGTTTTAAAAGGCGGAAAAGTTGAAGAAGTTAAAGAAGCTACTATCTCTCATGTAGGTGCAATGGCAGGAAATTATGATATTGTAAAAACGGTTTTTGGAGATGCAAATGTGATAAATGCAGAAGATATTCAACAATTTTTTGAATATTGTAAGATATTTACTCTTCTCGATGAGAAAAGAGTAGAAGGAAACAAAATTGCTGTTCTTTCTAACTCTGGAGGTCTTGGTATATTGGGAGCTGATGGAATTAAAAACAGCAGACTTTCTTTAACAAAATATAGTGAAAATACTATATCTAAAATTAAAAATATAGTAAGAGGATTTTTAACAGTTTCAAATCCAACAGATATTGGAACAGATGCTACTGATATGGATTATATTGAAGTAGCAAAATATATATGTGATGATAGAGAGGTCTCTGCCTTAGTTCTGCTTCCGGGATTTGAACCTCCACCTATAGAAATTCCAAGATTAATTAAAAATATAGGAAAGATTTGTAAGCAGATAGAGAAGCCAATTGTCGTAGCATTTACTCAAACTGAAGATAGGATAAAATTTGCAAATCAACTCGAAAGCAAAAATGTTCCTGTATTTCACTCGCCAGAAAGAGCAGTTAAAGCCCTAGCAAAATATATTAATTACTATTACCAGACTGGATATTTTCCCTTGGAAAGTTCATCAGTGAATTTATAGATATTTTTAAGCTCTTCTTCAATAACAGATTCTATATTTGTTTTAATATTTTTTATATCAACTCCTGGTTTCAGTACTAATTGAGCTGATGCAATAAGAGGTTTATCAATAGGTTTACCAATTTGACTGCAAAGCCAAATATACACTTCATGTATACCAGGTATTTCTTTGTAAACTTTATCAGCTATTTCATGACTTAAAACATTATATATTTTTCCCACATGGCTGATAGGATTTTTACCAGCAGCTGCCTCTGTACTCATGGGTCTATTAAGTGCTATTACACCATTTACTCTGTTTCCTCGACCTACCTGACCACAATCAGCACCTTCAGCTGAGGTACCTACAACCGTTAAATACATACCTTCTTCACCACGTTTAGGGTCATCGAGAGTGTTAATATCGATATTAACTTTATTAAAATTCAGGTTATTTTTACTTATAAAATCTGAAATAGCTAATCGAATTTCTTTTTTGCGGGTAAAATATTTTTTCTCGTTATCTATAAATCTATCAACAAACGCCATGGCTATTGTAAGGGTTAAATTTCTTTTCTGTCTATAAGCCATAACTTTAATATCCTCTCCACACTCAGGAAATTTTTCCTTAAATTTTTTTGAATTAAGATGCTTTTCTATATTAATTACTATTTTTTCAGTTTCAGTAAAAGGAGCATAACCAACTGAAGCTGAAGTATCATTTGCTCCAATAACTTCTCTATCAAAAATATCCATTAGTTCTGGGGATCCTGGTTTTATCTCATTTTGATAAATAACATGTTCTAAAGGATCAACAAATCGTAATTTCTCTCTAAACCAACTTTTAGCAGTCTCTATTGCTATCTCTCCAACAGGAATCTTCTTATCTTTATATTCATAAACAGCTCTATCCCCAAATACTAATCGCATAGGCTCATCAATAGTTCCACCACCAATTTTAGGACTTGACTTACCTGCCACTAATAACGCCTTATCAATGTTATGATGAGCTATTTTTCCAAAAACATTCTTATATTCTTTACACAAGGCAACAGAAACCTTCTCCATAATGGCATCACAAATTGAATCAGGATGCCCTTTTCCTTTTCGCTCTACTAACTCTACCTGTTGTTTCTCAACAGGACTGCTTTTCAATTCTTCAATTGAGATGTTTCTCATATGCTTCTCCCTTAAATTAAAACTAAGTAATAAAAATTTAATTTTGAAATGATATAATATTATGCATTATATTGCAAACATTGTGTTAATCTCAAATTTTCAGTAAAATTTGAAAAATACATAATATTTAAGAGTTTACCTATAAATTTTAATGAAAGGGAAAAAATTTGAAATATGCGATAATTTCAGATATTCATTCCAATTTGGAAGCTTTCCAGGTAGTGATTGATAGGATACATCAGGAAAAAGTAGATAAAATAATCTGTTTAGGAGATTTGGTTGGTTATAATGCAAATCCGAATGAGTGCGTTGAATTGGCTAAGGATGAAAATATTCAATGTATTTTGGGAAATCACGATGCAGCTGTTATTGGGAAGGCAGATATAAATTTTTTTAACATCATTGCAAAACAAGCTATTCTCTGGACAAAAAAGAAGATTTCCCCTAAAAACTTCATATTTTTAGAGAGTCTCAGTGAGAATTGTTCTATTGATTCAGATTTTTTTATTGTTCATGGTTCTCCGGTAAATAGGGATGAATATATATTTACACTGCAAGAAGCAAGACATCATTTTGAATATCTTTTAAAAAATTCCATAAATCTATGTTTTTTTGGACATACACATAGAAGAGCTATATATCATCATACTATAAAGGGTAACTTCAAGGACCATACTGGAAAAGAGTCATTAAAACTTAGAAAAATGGACTATTATATGATAAATCCTGGCGGAGTGGGTCAACCAAGAGATTACGATTCAAGGTCGTCATTTCTATTTTACGATTCAGATAAAAATAAAATAGAAATGATAAGGCTGGAATATGATATAGAAAAATGCGCGCAGAAGGTTTTAGATGCAGGTTTAGACACAAAGTTAGCTCAGCGTCTATTTTTTGGCATGTAATTTACTTATTAAGTTTATTCTTTGCCAATTTTTATTTCTTTTAAGCTTTTA from Actinomycetota bacterium includes the following:
- a CDS encoding metallophosphatase family protein, producing the protein MKYAIISDIHSNLEAFQVVIDRIHQEKVDKIICLGDLVGYNANPNECVELAKDENIQCILGNHDAAVIGKADINFFNIIAKQAILWTKKKISPKNFIFLESLSENCSIDSDFFIVHGSPVNRDEYIFTLQEARHHFEYLLKNSINLCFFGHTHRRAIYHHTIKGNFKDHTGKESLKLRKMDYYMINPGGVGQPRDYDSRSSFLFYDSDKNKIEMIRLEYDIEKCAQKVLDAGLDTKLAQRLFFGM
- a CDS encoding indolepyruvate oxidoreductase subunit beta gives rise to the protein MKEVNNILIVGLGGQGVLLASDVISMAAFKSGYDIKKSEVHGMSQRGGSVTTHVRFGSKIYSPLIKRGKADFILTLKNSEIYRVKDFLSKDGKIISIPEGLLDKLENKKTLNIAMIGILSKYLNISSKIWEKVIKETVPSKFQQLNLKAFEIGREAKF
- a CDS encoding methionine adenosyltransferase; this encodes MRNISIEELKSSPVEKQQVELVERKGKGHPDSICDAIMEKVSVALCKEYKNVFGKIAHHNIDKALLVAGKSSPKIGGGTIDEPMRLVFGDRAVYEYKDKKIPVGEIAIETAKSWFREKLRFVDPLEHVIYQNEIKPGSPELMDIFDREVIGANDTSASVGYAPFTETEKIVINIEKHLNSKKFKEKFPECGEDIKVMAYRQKRNLTLTIAMAFVDRFIDNEKKYFTRKKEIRLAISDFISKNNLNFNKVNIDINTLDDPKRGEEGMYLTVVGTSAEGADCGQVGRGNRVNGVIALNRPMSTEAAAGKNPISHVGKIYNVLSHEIADKVYKEIPGIHEVYIWLCSQIGKPIDKPLIASAQLVLKPGVDIKNIKTNIESVIEEELKNIYKFTDELSKGKYPVW
- a CDS encoding acetate--CoA ligase family protein, yielding MDKLRIFQKKFNEILSKANSQGRTKLLENEAYELLDIWGIKTPKFIVISNHIDLEKDLEISKENLEVVKKAFGKKLVLKILSPDIAHKTEVGGIKIIDNDSFEIKKNYKNMLEEVRSKVPDVNIFGVMISNFIKPKFELIVSILNDPQFGPVFSVGLGGIYTELFKDIVMGVAPVTFEKLKNLIKKLKCHPILYGYRGSKIVNEEKLLSTLMAINQLSIFSLDFNGKRSNDKKVSDNSNEKNLISDIERFSDNTNFSDYIIDEFEMNPLAITEKGELVAIDCICRFHKKTIDDIKPFESPNLTNIEKFFKPETIAVIGASEIENRPGTIIYKSLKIASNSLKESSFKKVFPVNVKREYIFSNKCYKSIKEIEEHIDLAILVVPAKYSYEIIKDAVKSNVSAIIIISGGFRESGKLGIELEDKIKLEIKDTKTRVLGPNCLGIYFVPNNLSSFFLPSEKMNIPKREKNELSILSQSGAISVNLMHLLPNVGVRSIVSFGNMADVDVTDLIAYFNKDKGTKVIALYIEGFKNGRKFYEVAKNLKKPLIVLKGGKVEEVKEATISHVGAMAGNYDIVKTVFGDANVINAEDIQQFFEYCKIFTLLDEKRVEGNKIAVLSNSGGLGILGADGIKNSRLSLTKYSENTISKIKNIVRGFLTVSNPTDIGTDATDMDYIEVAKYICDDREVSALVLLPGFEPPPIEIPRLIKNIGKICKQIEKPIVVAFTQTEDRIKFANQLESKNVPVFHSPERAVKALAKYINYYYQTGYFPLESSSVNL